In Vibrio echinoideorum, the sequence TTGGCCAAATCGAAACCAATCATTTTGAATTCTTACCTAAGGCAATTAAATCTATTCAAGATGGTGAACTATGGTTTCCTCGCCATGTTATGGAGAGTTTTATTATTGACTTATGCATTAGCGATACAACAAAAACACCAATATCTATAACAGAAAAAGTTACAGCGAAATTTTCATTAACTAAAAAGGAAAGACGTGTTTTTGAGTTAATGTTGCAAGGATTTTCGAACATTCAAATAGCAAGAGACACAAATGTAAGCATAAATACCGTAAAGACTCATGCTTACAATGTAATGTCTAAGTTGGATGTTCATTCTAGACATGAGTTATTTGCAAAGGCTCATGAGTTAACCGTTTAAAATTAGCACTCTTTTCATACCTATTTATTAGATATATCACCCACCGTTGCGAGGCATATATCGTAGTTACAAATTATTATCTATTTGTTG encodes:
- a CDS encoding helix-turn-helix transcriptional regulator; its protein translation is MSHHLPSPYICLMTRDAVLSRVIRDILKFVFPLNQIQVLESFSELDINYRGIVIYDRQTIPMPNKCGLPIVNRQDKWIAINTTNSSCYDYLQLGFFGQIETNHFEFLPKAIKSIQDGELWFPRHVMESFIIDLCISDTTKTPISITEKVTAKFSLTKKERRVFELMLQGFSNIQIARDTNVSINTVKTHAYNVMSKLDVHSRHELFAKAHELTV